One genomic window of Mucilaginibacter sp. SJ includes the following:
- a CDS encoding M20/M25/M40 family metallo-hydrolase, whose protein sequence is MKYIKRNFIFGALLLACTGSYAQQEVIDTAAFSRIRKAELSSSQIPQIAHYLTDVSGPRLTNSPGYARAASWAVATMKKWGMTNAATEPWGTFGKQWEVQDFSMMMRAPYNAQIRAYPNPWSPSSKGLLQGEVMIITSAQAIDTTYLNSHAAGFKGKFVLVTGDAADYKKDFEPSAERLADTALANLKDTYMVSRSMITMYTTKYLKIFKTADRILKNAGALAFISAGRSNVNGTVFVQGRYGYKLTDPETVPQVTMASEDGQKIKRLIQSGQKVELAMSFTDKTSTEDTNGYNVVGEIPGTDPKLKSQLVMLGGHLDSWQAATGATDNAAGCIVMLEAVRLLDSLGLKPKRTIRIALWSGEEQGLLGSFGYVKNHFRDGVKFTVKPEQAKVSAYFNLDNGTGKIRGIFAQSNEKMKPIFEQWLKPFNDLGATTVTMANTGSTDHLAFDWAGIPGFQFVQDPIDYETRTHHSNMDDYDHLMIDDLKQAAIIVASFVYQASIRPEMLPRKPLVNETFVFDGF, encoded by the coding sequence ATGAAATATATAAAACGTAATTTTATTTTCGGCGCGTTGTTGCTTGCCTGCACCGGTAGCTACGCCCAGCAGGAAGTTATTGATACTGCAGCTTTCAGCCGTATTCGTAAGGCAGAGCTTAGCAGCTCACAAATTCCGCAGATAGCGCATTATTTAACCGATGTATCCGGTCCCCGGTTGACCAATTCACCGGGTTATGCCCGGGCGGCAAGCTGGGCAGTTGCCACCATGAAAAAATGGGGAATGACCAATGCCGCTACCGAGCCCTGGGGCACTTTTGGCAAACAATGGGAAGTGCAGGATTTCAGTATGATGATGCGCGCACCCTATAATGCGCAGATCAGGGCTTATCCTAATCCATGGAGCCCGAGCAGCAAAGGTCTGTTGCAAGGTGAAGTTATGATAATTACATCGGCACAGGCTATAGATACTACTTATCTGAATAGTCACGCTGCCGGGTTTAAAGGCAAATTTGTGCTGGTTACCGGTGATGCGGCTGATTATAAAAAAGACTTTGAGCCATCGGCCGAAAGACTGGCCGACACCGCATTAGCCAATCTGAAAGATACTTATATGGTATCCCGCTCCATGATCACCATGTACACCACTAAATACCTGAAGATCTTTAAAACAGCAGACCGCATATTGAAAAACGCCGGTGCGTTGGCATTCATTAGCGCGGGCCGCAGTAATGTTAACGGAACCGTTTTTGTACAAGGCCGCTACGGCTACAAATTAACTGATCCGGAAACCGTACCGCAGGTTACCATGGCTTCGGAAGACGGACAGAAGATCAAACGGTTAATCCAATCGGGCCAGAAAGTTGAGCTGGCCATGAGTTTTACGGACAAAACATCTACCGAAGATACAAACGGTTACAACGTAGTAGGCGAAATTCCCGGTACCGACCCCAAATTAAAATCACAGTTGGTGATGCTGGGCGGCCATCTTGATTCGTGGCAGGCGGCTACCGGTGCAACCGACAATGCCGCGGGTTGCATTGTGATGCTGGAGGCCGTTCGCCTGCTCGATTCGCTTGGGCTTAAACCTAAACGCACCATCCGCATTGCACTATGGAGTGGCGAAGAGCAGGGTTTGCTGGGTTCATTCGGATACGTTAAAAACCATTTCAGGGATGGCGTTAAATTTACCGTAAAGCCCGAGCAGGCTAAAGTATCGGCCTATTTTAACCTGGACAATGGTACCGGGAAAATCAGGGGGATCTTTGCTCAAAGCAACGAAAAAATGAAACCGATATTTGAACAGTGGCTAAAACCCTTTAATGACCTTGGTGCCACAACGGTAACTATGGCCAATACAGGGTCAACCGATCACCTGGCGTTTGATTGGGCGGGCATACCGGGTTTCCAGTTTGTGCAGGACCCTATTGATTATGAAACCCGCACACACCACAGCAATATGGACGACTACGACCACCTGATGATAGACGATCTGAAACAGGCCGCCATCATTGTGGCGTCGTTTGTGTACCAGGCCAGTATCCGCCCTGAAATGCTGCCAAGGAAACCTCTTGTAAACGAAACTTTTGTTTTTGATGGATTTTAG
- a CDS encoding helix-turn-helix transcriptional regulator: MPVNRNALIRYRTIDSCLQNRRRQWTLDDLIEACSEALYEYQGIDSGVGRRTVQADMEMMRSNKLGYEAPIIVVDKKYYTYSDKNYSINNIPLNNQDMQVLSEVAGLLGQFKGLGHFADLNEMVTKLEDKIYSQKTHSVPVVDFEKNDNLKGLEWIEIIRKAIVTKNTLCVSYQSFKAREASTFCFSAYLLKEYRNRWFALGVSHVRNKPLLTLALDRIQTIEVHADEYLENTRINLATYYNDVLGVTKSPGQRDGEVIFWVDDKNAPYVITKPLHHTQKILKVTADGTIFSIRVIMNFELERELLGFGPKLKVLGPRILVKQMKDLYRKSLEHYAGNSPVPQGKNLSSLLNS, from the coding sequence ATGCCCGTAAATCGCAATGCCCTTATCCGTTACCGAACCATTGATAGCTGCCTGCAAAACCGCCGCCGGCAGTGGACGCTTGACGACCTGATTGAAGCCTGCTCCGAAGCTTTGTACGAGTACCAGGGGATAGACAGCGGGGTAGGCCGTCGCACCGTGCAGGCCGATATGGAGATGATGCGCAGTAATAAGTTGGGGTACGAAGCGCCTATTATAGTGGTTGATAAAAAGTATTACACCTACTCCGACAAGAATTACAGCATCAATAACATCCCTCTCAATAACCAGGACATGCAGGTGTTGAGCGAAGTGGCCGGTTTGCTGGGCCAGTTTAAAGGCCTGGGTCATTTTGCCGACCTTAACGAAATGGTAACCAAACTGGAAGACAAGATCTACAGCCAGAAAACACACAGTGTGCCGGTGGTTGATTTTGAAAAGAACGATAATCTGAAAGGATTGGAATGGATTGAGATCATCCGCAAGGCTATTGTAACTAAGAACACGCTTTGTGTTAGCTACCAGTCATTCAAAGCAAGGGAAGCCAGTACATTTTGTTTCAGCGCTTATTTGTTGAAGGAATACCGTAACCGATGGTTTGCGTTGGGCGTATCACACGTAAGGAATAAACCACTGCTCACGCTGGCGCTCGACAGAATCCAGACTATTGAGGTGCATGCCGACGAATACCTTGAAAACACCCGGATTAACCTGGCTACTTATTATAATGATGTGCTTGGTGTAACCAAATCGCCGGGGCAGCGCGATGGCGAGGTTATTTTTTGGGTAGATGATAAAAATGCCCCGTATGTTATTACCAAACCATTGCACCACACGCAAAAAATATTAAAAGTTACGGCAGACGGAACGATATTCAGTATCAGGGTAATCATGAACTTCGAGTTGGAGCGCGAGCTGCTTGGTTTCGGGCCTAAACTGAAAGTGCTTGGTCCGCGGATCCTGGTTAAACAAATGAAGGATCTGTACCGGAAATCACTGGAGCATTATGCTGGGAATAGCCCTGTACCGCAGGGTAAGAATTTGAGCAGTTTGTTAAATTCGTGA
- a CDS encoding RtcB family protein, translated as MEKIKISNNELTSLGINDVKILENFSRVANGLLKHGVMDKEQILANLEALIDDPMPYALKKGGKFKNLAEAVIDLRKEGKFLKQPRTNFALKQEIADFPVYGMEHIEVGALAQMKTAVKLPIAVAGALMPDAHQGYGLPIGGVLATTANTIIPFAVGVDIACRMCLSIFDLPAGIVDTENDMLKGLLLDHTNFGIGGVTKTHFDTSLFDRSTWSETKVIRNLKNKAYSQLGTSGTGNHFVEWGELTVAEGALEDIPAGSYLALLSHSGSRGFGGSIADHYSKIAMSKTKLPQEAKHLAWLNLDNDEGQEYWIAMNLAGDYASANHHEIHNKIARALNLKPVMVIENHHNFAWKEQLADGTEVMVHRKGATPAGEGVLGIIPGSMSTPGFVVRGKGDAASINSASHGAGRLMSRSAAFKTVDPKAVAANLVDKRITLMGSDLDEAPMVYKDIHAVMAAQHDLVDVLASFQPRIVRMADAKEKPED; from the coding sequence ATGGAAAAGATAAAAATAAGTAACAACGAATTAACCTCATTAGGCATTAACGACGTAAAAATATTAGAGAACTTTAGCCGCGTGGCCAATGGTCTGTTAAAACATGGCGTAATGGATAAGGAACAGATCCTGGCCAACCTGGAAGCCCTTATTGACGATCCGATGCCTTATGCCCTTAAAAAAGGCGGTAAGTTCAAGAACCTGGCCGAGGCGGTAATTGATCTGCGAAAAGAAGGGAAATTTTTAAAACAGCCGCGAACCAACTTCGCACTGAAACAGGAGATAGCCGATTTTCCGGTTTATGGTATGGAACATATTGAGGTAGGTGCGCTTGCGCAGATGAAAACCGCGGTTAAATTACCCATAGCCGTTGCAGGCGCTTTAATGCCCGATGCGCACCAGGGTTACGGCTTGCCTATTGGAGGCGTGCTGGCAACAACTGCCAATACCATCATCCCCTTTGCGGTTGGGGTTGATATTGCCTGCCGTATGTGTTTGAGCATTTTTGACTTGCCTGCAGGTATTGTTGATACCGAAAACGACATGCTTAAAGGCCTTTTGCTTGACCATACCAACTTCGGCATTGGCGGGGTTACCAAAACGCATTTTGATACTTCGCTGTTCGACCGCTCTACATGGAGCGAAACCAAGGTGATCCGGAACCTTAAGAATAAAGCCTATTCACAATTGGGTACGTCAGGTACCGGCAACCACTTTGTGGAATGGGGTGAGCTTACCGTTGCCGAAGGTGCGCTTGAAGACATCCCGGCAGGTAGTTACCTGGCTTTATTGTCGCATTCAGGTTCGCGCGGATTTGGTGGGAGCATTGCCGATCATTATTCAAAAATTGCTATGAGCAAAACCAAGCTTCCGCAGGAAGCCAAACATTTGGCATGGTTAAATTTAGATAACGACGAAGGGCAGGAATACTGGATTGCCATGAACCTGGCCGGCGACTATGCCAGCGCCAATCACCACGAAATCCATAACAAAATTGCCCGTGCGCTTAACCTTAAACCGGTTATGGTGATCGAGAACCACCACAATTTTGCCTGGAAAGAGCAGCTTGCCGATGGTACCGAAGTAATGGTACACCGAAAAGGCGCTACTCCGGCAGGTGAAGGAGTACTGGGAATTATTCCCGGAAGTATGAGCACCCCAGGCTTTGTAGTACGTGGTAAAGGCGATGCCGCATCCATTAACTCAGCCTCACACGGTGCAGGCCGTTTAATGAGCCGAAGCGCAGCCTTTAAAACCGTCGATCCAAAAGCAGTTGCCGCTAACCTGGTAGATAAACGCATCACCCTGATGGGAAGCGACCTTGACGAAGCGCCAATGGTGTACAAGGATATCCATGCCGTAATGGCCGCCCAGCATGATTTGGTTGATGTATTAGCCAGCTTTCAGCCGAGGATAGTGAGGATGGCGGACGCGAAGGAAAAGCCGGAGGATTAG
- a CDS encoding DUF5131 family protein, with translation MAQSNIEWTELTWNPVTGCNKISPGCKFCYAEVMTRRLQAMGIDKYKDGFNIRTHSDALSIPFTWKKSKIVFVNSMSDLFHPEVPLDFIKAVFSVMNSTPQHIYQVLTKRSERLLELSNELNWTENIWMGVSVESEEYAYRINELSKTNAKIKFLSIEPLIAPVKTMDLKEIDWVIVGGESGHKARPIKKEWIDSIRIKCNKESVAFFFKQWGKPQFNINPGDPTISSDHPQHAKGGCQLDGEIYREMPHKAA, from the coding sequence ATGGCACAATCAAATATTGAATGGACAGAGTTAACATGGAATCCTGTTACAGGATGTAACAAAATTAGCCCGGGGTGTAAATTTTGTTATGCAGAGGTCATGACAAGACGTTTGCAAGCCATGGGGATAGATAAATATAAAGACGGTTTTAATATTCGTACCCATTCAGATGCATTAAGTATTCCTTTTACTTGGAAAAAATCGAAAATTGTATTTGTTAATTCAATGAGCGATTTATTCCATCCTGAAGTTCCACTTGATTTTATCAAGGCCGTATTTTCTGTAATGAACAGTACTCCGCAACATATTTATCAAGTTCTGACGAAGCGGTCGGAAAGATTACTCGAGCTTTCAAATGAATTAAACTGGACGGAAAATATTTGGATGGGGGTGTCTGTCGAAAGTGAAGAATACGCTTACAGGATAAATGAGTTATCTAAGACTAATGCAAAAATAAAGTTTTTGTCTATTGAACCCTTAATCGCTCCAGTAAAAACAATGGACTTGAAAGAAATAGATTGGGTAATTGTAGGAGGCGAGTCTGGGCATAAAGCACGACCAATAAAAAAAGAATGGATCGATTCGATAAGAATAAAATGTAATAAAGAAAGCGTCGCATTTTTCTTTAAGCAATGGGGAAAACCACAGTTTAATATTAATCCTGGCGACCCAACTATATCATCTGATCATCCTCAACATGCAAAAGGAGGGTGTCAGCTTGACGGTGAAATTTACAGAGAAATGCCACATAAGGCCGCTTAG
- the tcmP gene encoding three-Cys-motif partner protein TcmP, protein MKPNTINQFGGNWTEAKMEIVVNYAKAYLTIMNKQSWVKTLYFDGFAGSGLIGANEDVEAIKGTALRVLDIDDPKPFDMYYFVEKDKKNKDSLETRINIDYPHKKDKAHVVQEDCNVKLNDMANFLKKNRAFRALAFIDPYGMTVNWKSIENLKELGIDLWILVPTGLGVNRLLKNDRKIPEAWLLKLESFLGLSRDEILSRFYSQKTINTLFGDETLVNKEVEIIQRIGNLYTERLKTIFGFVSESFVMRNSTNSIMYHFMMATNNKTALKLANDIIKPKYRL, encoded by the coding sequence TTGAAACCAAACACAATCAATCAGTTCGGAGGTAACTGGACAGAAGCAAAAATGGAAATAGTTGTTAATTATGCAAAGGCATATTTAACAATAATGAATAAACAATCTTGGGTCAAAACTTTATATTTTGATGGTTTCGCTGGCTCTGGTTTAATTGGAGCGAATGAAGATGTCGAAGCCATAAAAGGTACGGCTTTACGGGTGCTTGATATAGACGATCCTAAGCCTTTTGATATGTACTATTTTGTAGAGAAAGATAAAAAGAATAAAGACTCACTTGAAACCCGTATTAATATAGATTATCCTCACAAGAAAGACAAAGCACATGTAGTTCAAGAGGATTGCAATGTAAAATTAAACGATATGGCTAATTTTCTTAAAAAGAATCGGGCATTTCGAGCTCTTGCGTTTATTGATCCTTATGGAATGACCGTTAATTGGAAGTCAATTGAAAATCTTAAAGAGTTAGGTATAGACTTATGGATTTTGGTACCTACAGGTCTTGGGGTAAATAGATTGTTAAAAAATGATAGAAAAATTCCCGAAGCTTGGCTTTTGAAATTAGAAAGTTTCCTCGGTTTATCGAGAGATGAAATATTGTCAAGATTTTATTCGCAAAAAACAATAAACACATTGTTTGGTGATGAAACGTTAGTTAATAAAGAGGTTGAAATAATACAAAGAATAGGAAATTTATATACAGAAAGATTAAAGACTATCTTTGGCTTTGTTTCTGAATCTTTTGTAATGCGCAATAGCACAAACTCAATTATGTACCATTTTATGATGGCTACTAATAATAAAACGGCATTGAAATTAGCAAACGATATTATTAAACCAAAGTACAGGTTATAA
- a CDS encoding AAA family ATPase, producing the protein MEAKPFLQEIQLKRDMVPSFDAYPFHIPAIRNLSSLKFHRDVTFIIGENGSGKSTLVEAIALHMGFSIEGGSKNAQFQTHNNSSQLFNYLTGIKSYKKPTDYFFLRAESFYNVATYMENVYENDKGTFARQYGVKSLHECSHGESFMATLTNRLTGNGLYIFDEPEAALSPNRQMAALSLINTLVNENSQFIIATHSPILLAYPGATIYQLDDSGIKQVQYEETEHYMVTRHFLNNHAEMTRILFGE; encoded by the coding sequence ATGGAAGCTAAACCTTTTCTCCAGGAGATCCAACTGAAACGAGATATGGTGCCATCGTTTGATGCTTATCCGTTTCACATCCCGGCTATCAGGAACTTGTCGTCATTAAAGTTCCATCGTGATGTTACTTTTATCATTGGCGAAAATGGTTCGGGGAAATCAACGCTGGTAGAGGCCATCGCTTTGCATATGGGTTTCAGTATCGAGGGAGGCTCAAAAAACGCGCAGTTTCAAACGCATAATAATTCGTCGCAACTTTTCAATTATTTAACCGGTATAAAAAGCTACAAAAAGCCAACCGATTATTTCTTTCTCCGGGCCGAAAGCTTTTATAACGTAGCCACCTATATGGAAAACGTTTATGAAAACGACAAAGGCACGTTTGCACGGCAATATGGTGTAAAGTCGCTTCATGAATGCTCACATGGTGAATCGTTCATGGCTACGCTAACCAACAGGCTTACCGGCAACGGACTTTATATATTTGATGAGCCAGAGGCCGCATTATCGCCAAACAGGCAGATGGCGGCACTCTCGCTCATCAATACGCTTGTGAATGAAAACTCACAATTCATTATCGCTACCCACTCTCCTATTTTATTAGCCTACCCGGGCGCAACCATTTACCAGTTAGACGATTCGGGCATAAAACAGGTACAATATGAGGAAACGGAACATTACATGGTTACCAGGCACTTCCTGAATAACCATGCCGAAATGACCCGCATCCTATTTGGTGAATAA
- a CDS encoding dihydrofolate reductase family protein, with translation MRKIIVLTFMTLDGVMQAPGGPEEDQSGSFKYGGWSAPFMDEVSGKMMQQQMEATDILLGRKTFDIFEEYWPKHADYWPGINEVKKYVLSNTRDKSDWNNSVFLTSIEDIKKLKDSEGSDIKVWGSGELVKLLLKHDLVDELWLKIYPVLLGKGKTIFSEDTVPTTLAVTESTVTPSGVIFVNYKRAGAVKTGNMGA, from the coding sequence ATGAGAAAGATAATCGTTTTAACATTCATGACATTAGATGGCGTAATGCAGGCACCAGGTGGCCCGGAAGAGGATCAATCAGGCAGTTTTAAATATGGCGGCTGGTCTGCACCTTTTATGGATGAAGTTTCGGGTAAGATGATGCAGCAGCAGATGGAAGCCACAGACATTCTGCTGGGCCGGAAAACGTTCGATATTTTTGAGGAGTATTGGCCTAAGCATGCGGATTATTGGCCTGGTATCAATGAGGTGAAAAAATATGTGTTATCCAACACCAGGGATAAATCCGATTGGAACAACAGCGTGTTCCTTACAAGTATAGAAGATATTAAAAAACTGAAAGATTCAGAAGGTTCGGATATTAAAGTGTGGGGCAGCGGAGAACTGGTTAAGTTGTTACTGAAACATGACCTGGTGGACGAGCTCTGGCTTAAAATATATCCCGTACTTCTTGGCAAAGGGAAAACCATATTCAGTGAGGACACCGTGCCTACTACTTTGGCGGTAACAGAAAGCACCGTTACACCAAGCGGAGTGATCTTTGTTAATTACAAACGCGCCGGGGCGGTTAAAACCGGTAATATGGGAGCTTAA
- a CDS encoding NUDIX hydrolase N-terminal domain-containing protein, with product MKKNYIDLLENIYALAQTGIRYTKSPFDMERYQKLLDIATQEYSEFTGLETEVLKERFRNDLGYATPKVGVNGILFDNNGRLLVEHRSDDFLWGLPGGWVDIGEDPETAMKREFWEEARLIVEPVEIIKFFAVPAGQFQQPHSSVVVLYLCKYVSGNIETSIESLEIKFVDPVEITTWHKNHGEYVKEALLHRKKAMSQV from the coding sequence ATGAAAAAGAACTATATCGACCTGCTTGAAAACATCTATGCCCTGGCGCAAACCGGTATCAGGTATACCAAAAGCCCTTTCGATATGGAGCGCTATCAAAAACTATTGGATATAGCCACACAGGAATACAGCGAATTTACCGGCCTGGAAACCGAAGTTTTAAAAGAACGCTTTCGCAACGATCTGGGATATGCCACACCAAAAGTGGGCGTTAACGGTATCTTGTTTGATAACAATGGCCGCCTGCTGGTTGAGCACCGCAGCGACGATTTTTTATGGGGTTTGCCCGGCGGCTGGGTTGATATTGGCGAAGACCCGGAAACAGCCATGAAACGTGAGTTTTGGGAAGAGGCCCGGCTAATTGTTGAACCGGTTGAGATCATTAAATTCTTCGCTGTCCCCGCCGGTCAATTTCAGCAGCCCCATAGTTCGGTAGTAGTGCTTTATTTATGCAAATACGTTAGCGGCAATATCGAAACATCCATAGAAAGTCTCGAAATAAAATTTGTTGATCCGGTCGAAATAACCACCTGGCATAAAAACCACGGGGAATATGTAAAAGAAGCGTTACTTCATCGAAAAAAAGCCATGTCGCAAGTATAA
- a CDS encoding tetratricopeptide repeat protein, with the protein MLNHILKGMVCVCLLTGIATDTYAQKNILNRLRSEAARHKNDTAGVEPLRQLSLQLQATWPDSALIYAQQGLELARKFSFKKGEADCMNRLGVVLWKNGKYDQALSFLLNSLKIREEINDRLGILKSLSDIGIVYSDQLDNVKALSYHFKAKAVAEELHETARLGIILANIGNCYIKLNKVDSALNYEMQAYTIKQTLKDTATMPNTLSILGDINYKMGHTALALDYYRVSISYAAKVNDQNSLADSYNSVAQLYKQKGMTDSSIYYATLALNAAKAALYPEGIFHASNLLTDVYRGKNEHLELLYLKTALAAKDSMFNAEKIKQIQTLSFNEAARQEEIAEEKHREEEARIINLQMVGIAVFIPTFFLIVLLLSKSRTHRKVIEFMSVLCLLLAFEFLTLFIHPFVQRLSNHLPVLELVILVCLASVLVPFHHKLTHFMHERLVHGHKPQQPPVTAAVPSPEKKETKPPAAKRKPA; encoded by the coding sequence ATGCTAAACCACATACTAAAGGGAATGGTTTGCGTATGCCTTTTAACCGGCATTGCCACGGATACCTATGCTCAAAAAAACATATTAAATCGGTTAAGATCAGAAGCGGCCCGGCATAAAAATGATACCGCGGGTGTTGAACCTTTACGCCAATTAAGCTTACAATTGCAGGCCACCTGGCCTGATAGCGCGCTGATTTATGCACAGCAGGGGCTTGAACTGGCCCGCAAATTCTCGTTCAAAAAAGGCGAGGCCGATTGCATGAACCGCCTGGGTGTGGTTTTATGGAAAAATGGCAAGTATGACCAGGCCCTTTCTTTTTTACTCAACTCGTTGAAAATACGCGAAGAAATTAACGACCGTTTGGGTATTTTAAAAAGCCTTAGCGATATAGGCATCGTTTACTCCGACCAATTGGATAACGTAAAAGCCCTATCCTACCATTTTAAGGCTAAAGCTGTTGCCGAAGAACTGCATGAAACAGCGCGCCTGGGAATTATTCTGGCCAATATCGGCAACTGTTACATTAAGCTTAACAAGGTTGATTCGGCTTTAAACTATGAAATGCAGGCTTATACCATAAAGCAAACCTTAAAAGATACGGCTACCATGCCTAACACCTTATCCATTTTAGGCGACATCAACTATAAAATGGGACACACCGCCCTGGCGCTTGATTATTACCGTGTGAGTATAAGTTATGCTGCGAAGGTAAACGACCAAAACAGCCTTGCCGACAGCTACAACAGCGTAGCGCAACTCTATAAGCAAAAAGGCATGACCGACTCAAGCATCTATTATGCAACGCTGGCCCTTAATGCTGCAAAAGCCGCGCTATATCCCGAGGGGATTTTTCACGCCAGCAACCTGCTTACCGATGTGTACCGGGGCAAAAATGAGCATCTTGAGCTGCTTTATTTAAAAACCGCCCTCGCCGCTAAAGACAGTATGTTCAATGCGGAAAAAATTAAGCAGATCCAAACGCTAAGTTTCAACGAGGCGGCGCGGCAGGAGGAAATTGCCGAAGAAAAGCACCGCGAAGAAGAGGCCCGGATAATTAATCTGCAAATGGTAGGCATAGCTGTTTTTATCCCGACATTTTTTTTGATAGTGTTACTGCTGAGCAAAAGCCGTACCCACCGCAAGGTGATTGAGTTTATGAGCGTGTTATGCCTGCTGCTGGCTTTTGAATTCCTAACCCTGTTTATTCATCCTTTTGTGCAGCGCCTCAGTAACCATTTACCCGTACTTGAGTTGGTGATCCTGGTATGCCTGGCCTCCGTGCTGGTACCATTCCATCATAAGCTTACTCATTTCATGCATGAGCGACTGGTACACGGGCATAAACCTCAACAGCCCCCAGTTACCGCGGCGGTACCTTCGCCAGAGAAAAAGGAAACTAAACCACCTGCCGCAAAACGTAAACCTGCGTAA
- a CDS encoding glycoside hydrolase family 76 protein: MKKPICFLILSLFITIVSCSKGKDITPVTAKPGTDTTQTDNSTGFSSADADLAYTAFNNAFYDSNNKLYFSTTKKDGVAAIWTQAIYWDMAMNVYERTKTPAQLTRIGDIYQGNYNHYDGYNWNNTTVWFIYDDMMWWVIALARANQLTGNATYLEKAKSGFERVWNGSYDPVDGGMFWDFQHSGKNSCINFPTVIAAMKLYNITKDVSYLNKAKSIYTWSKTNLVDASGKVNDNKIGNNPPGGQDYTYNSGTAIGAAMALYKQTNDAAYLNDAKLYADYIKNNMCTNGILPAEGDFNEQGVLKAIFAQYIVQLINEGAQSQYLSWLQTNVNTGWKNRDGRNLTYRNYAVPTPTGDIQSYEASSIVTFMQLIPPTKK; this comes from the coding sequence ATGAAAAAACCAATCTGCTTTTTGATCCTGAGCTTGTTCATTACTATCGTAAGCTGCAGCAAGGGCAAAGATATTACCCCCGTTACCGCTAAACCGGGAACGGATACTACCCAAACCGATAACAGTACGGGATTTAGCAGTGCCGATGCCGACCTTGCCTATACAGCATTCAATAACGCTTTTTACGATTCAAATAATAAACTTTACTTCAGCACCACAAAAAAAGATGGCGTTGCAGCTATATGGACGCAGGCTATTTACTGGGATATGGCCATGAATGTTTATGAGCGTACCAAAACCCCTGCACAGCTTACCCGCATTGGCGATATATACCAGGGTAATTATAATCATTACGATGGCTACAACTGGAACAACACCACCGTTTGGTTTATTTATGACGATATGATGTGGTGGGTTATTGCCCTGGCGCGCGCCAACCAGCTTACCGGCAATGCCACTTATCTTGAAAAAGCAAAATCCGGGTTCGAGAGGGTTTGGAACGGCTCTTATGATCCTGTAGATGGCGGCATGTTCTGGGATTTTCAGCACAGTGGAAAAAACTCATGTATCAACTTCCCTACCGTTATAGCAGCCATGAAATTGTATAATATCACCAAGGATGTTTCTTATCTCAACAAGGCCAAATCTATCTATACCTGGTCGAAAACTAATTTGGTTGACGCATCGGGCAAAGTGAACGACAACAAAATAGGCAATAACCCTCCGGGTGGCCAGGATTATACTTATAACTCGGGTACTGCAATTGGCGCAGCCATGGCCTTATACAAACAAACCAACGATGCAGCTTACCTTAACGATGCCAAACTATATGCCGATTATATAAAAAACAATATGTGCACCAACGGCATATTGCCTGCCGAAGGAGATTTTAACGAACAGGGCGTTCTGAAAGCCATTTTCGCGCAATATATAGTGCAACTGATCAACGAGGGTGCCCAAAGCCAATACCTCAGCTGGCTCCAAACCAACGTTAATACCGGCTGGAAAAACCGCGATGGCCGGAACCTTACTTATCGTAATTATGCGGTACCTACCCCAACCGGCGATATTCAATCATACGAAGCCAGCAGCATCGTAACTTTTATGCAGCTGATACCGCCAACTAAGAAATAA
- a CDS encoding lmo0937 family membrane protein has protein sequence MRSLLYIIAVILIIGWAISVFAYSATGLIHALLVIAVISFLLGIIRSPSTV, from the coding sequence ATGAGATCACTATTGTATATCATCGCAGTTATCCTCATTATAGGATGGGCGATCAGTGTTTTTGCCTATTCGGCAACAGGTTTAATTCATGCTTTATTGGTAATTGCCGTAATTTCATTTTTACTTGGCATTATCAGAAGCCCTTCAACAGTTTAA